The Arachis hypogaea cultivar Tifrunner chromosome 14, arahy.Tifrunner.gnm2.J5K5, whole genome shotgun sequence genome has a segment encoding these proteins:
- the LOC112743482 gene encoding uncharacterized protein, translating into MCGRARCTLRGDDVARACHRTLPAIRSLHMDRYRPSYNVSPGFNLPVVRREDASNSEGHVLHCMKWGLVPSFTKKTERPDHYKMFNARSESLNEKTSFRRLLPKNRCLVALEGFYEWKKDGSRKQPYYIHFKDGRPLVFAALYDSWQDSEGEILYTFTIITTSSSPALQWLHDRMPVIFCDKESTDAWLSGSTSSFKNLLKPYEESDLVWYPVTPAMGKPSFDGPECIKEIQVKAEGNTLISKFFSRKGSENEETKPEQKIVPSQGFIKSEEQAEEAKKTEVGDSDFKSSQDATKVPTKRDYEAFSGESKPALANKDVVSPNPAKKREKAKTNAADDKQPNLFSYFGKR; encoded by the exons aTGTGTGGAAGAGCACGGTGTACTCTAAGAGGCGATGATGTAGCAAGGGCTTGTCATCGCACCCTTCCCGCTATTCGTTCTCTCCATATGGACCG GTATAGGCCATCCTATAATGTGTCGCCGGGATTCAATCTGCCGGTAGTTCGTAGGGAAGATGCGTCTAACAGTGAAGGCCATGTTCTTCATTGCATGAAATGGGGTTTAGTCCCCAGTTTTACAAAAAAGACAGAGCGGCCTGATCACTACAAGATG TTTAATGCTCGATCTGAGTCCTTAAATGAAAAAACTTCATTTCGCCGTCTGCTTCCTAAAAACAGATGCCTTGTAGCATTAGAAGG ATTTTACGAGTGGAAAAAGGATGGTTCAAGAAAACAGCCATACTATATTCACTTCAAAGATGGACGACCACTTGTCTTCGCTGCTCTTTATGACTCTTGGCAGGATTCTGAAG GTGAAATACTATACACATTTACTATTATTACAACCTCTTCCTCTCCAGCTCTTCAGTGGCTTCATG ACAGGATGCCTGTTATTTTTTGTGACAAGGAATCAACTGATGCCTGGCTAAGCGGCTCTACTTCCAGTTTTAAGAATTTGCTGAAGCCATATGAGGAATCTGATCTG GTTTGGTACCCAGTGACGCCTGCAATGGGCAAGCCATCATTTGATGGACCTGAGTGCATAAAGGAG ATTCAAGTAAAGGCGGAAGGTAACACTTTGATCTCTAAGTTCTTCTCAAGAAAGGGATCTGAAAATGAAGAGACAAAGCCAGAGCAGAAAATAGTGCCAAGTCAAGGATTTATCAAGAGTGAAGAACAGGCAGAGGAAGCCAAAAAAACTGAGGTAGGGGACAGTGACTTCAAATCTTCTCAAGATGCTACGAAGGTCCCAACCAAGCGCGATTATGAGGCTTTTTCAGGTGAATCAAAGCCAGCTTTGGCTAACAAAGATGTTGTGAGTCCAAACCCTGCAAAGAAAAGGGAAAAGGCAAAGACTAATGCTGCTGATGATAAACAACCGAACTTGTTTTCCTACTTTGGAAAAAGATAA